Below is a window of Pochonia chlamydosporia 170 chromosome 7, whole genome shotgun sequence DNA.
atgttgaggatgatcCTCGCGTATATTACAACATCAAAGCTCCTTccagcatcttcatctgtGGTTGTCAAGGCTCGGGCAAAAGCCATACCTTGAGCTGCTTGCTGGAGAACTGCCTCATCCCATCGGCCGCGAACACGTTGCCTAGACCTCTGACCGGCATCGTCTTTCACTATGACCCCTTTTTCTCCGGTGCCAGAGGTGAGCCCTGCGAAGCGGCCTTTATTTCATCGGACAAGGACGTGAAAGTGAGGGTACTATGTCCTCCCACCAATGTACAAAATATCAGAGTACGTGGACCAAAGTATAGAATGTACGACAGGTTGTATTCTGACTGCAAAATAGGATTTGTACGGGAAACTGCCTAATGTCGAGGTGCAAGTGCTTCGCATTAGCCAGGAAGATCTCAATACGAAAAGAATGCTGGACCTCATGGCCGTCAATTCCATCCAAGGGGGAGGCATGCCACTCTATTTGCACGTTGTGACTCGTATTTTGAGAGATCTCAGAactcagcaacaacaaaatggcGGCACTTTCGATTACAGAGCGTTCCGGAGAGCTATTGAGTTGGAAGGGCTTACTCCCGGACAGAAAGCGCCTCTTGAGCAAAGACTTGACACGCTTGAAAgcttcatggccaaggaaCATGTTGCTCGGAACTGGTTTGGTACGAAGAAGACGACATCCGAAATTACCGCGACGACGTGGGAGCCAAAGGCAAGAAACGATTGAATAGGTGCAAGTGGGTGATCTACGCTAACTTGTACATACACCTGTTTCTAGGCCGGTCAACTTACAATTGTCGATCTATCTTGTCCCTGTGTGACTGCAGAGTCTGCGTGTGCTTTGTTCAATATTTGCTTGAGCCTCTTTCTGGAGAAGCAATCGCATGATATCGGGCGAGTCGTTGCGCTTGACGAGGCACACAAGTATATGACGGACAGCGCTGAATGTCAAACTCTGACGGAATCTTTGTTGTCTACAATTCGACTGCAGAGACATCTTGGGGCTCGCATCATCATTGCTACCCAGGAGCCTACAGTCTCACCCAAGCTGTTGGATCTTTGCTCAGTCACCCTCGTACACCGCTTCACTTCTCCGAGCTGGCTGTCTACGATTAAAAAACACTTG
It encodes the following:
- a CDS encoding P-loop containing nucleoside triphosphate hydrolase (similar to Glarea lozoyensis ATCC 20868 XP_008087190.1), which gives rise to MEGTNDSNVARKQFGLLRPDSKVLDENEIGSTPVFTEAVRQHGNDSSKSAEPTFTQYGLLGGIDAKLRANQDFESTPDVEDDPRVYYNIKAPSSIFICGCQGSGKSHTLSCLLENCLIPSAANTLPRPLTGIVFHYDPFFSGARGEPCEAAFISSDKDVKVRVLCPPTNVQNIRDLYGKLPNVEVQVLRISQEDLNTKRMLDLMAVNSIQGGGMPLYLHVVTRILRDLRTQQQQNGGTFDYRAFRRAIELEGLTPGQKAPLEQRLDTLESFMAKEHVARNWFESACALFNICLSLFLEKQSHDIGRVVALDEAHKYMTDSAECQTLTESLLSTIRLQRHLGARIIIATQEPTVSPKLLDLCSVTLVHRFTSPSWLSTIKKHLAGAMPGNRLGSGEDEQDEEDRAAEKKKLDHQNELLDRIVALRQGEALMFCPSAVVGVKKPKRAEDVDQITDGFAKWSIEQNDKAKKNATDGEPTHGLAHLSSGIMKIRIRERITEDGGKSVMAG